A window of the Lagenorhynchus albirostris chromosome 1, mLagAlb1.1, whole genome shotgun sequence genome harbors these coding sequences:
- the LOC132514576 gene encoding acyl-coenzyme A thioesterase 6-like isoform X5: MVVSFPALLRPFRLCRWDPTPWARLAGPTKLRTGDPNSWAPARMAVTVTLEPAGRCRWDEPVRIAVRGLAPGQPVTLRASLRDEKDELFRAHARYCADAHGQLDLERAPALGGSFTGLEPMGLLWALEPEKPLLRLVKRDVQTPFAVELEVLDGHDPEAGGLLGRAVNERDFLAPGVRREPVRVGRVRATLFLPPGTGPFPGILDLFGSGGGLCEYRASLLAGHGFAVLALAYFRFEDLPKYLNNVCLEYFEEAVDFMLQHPKVKGPSVGLLGFSKGGDLCLSMASFLKGITATAVINACVANTIAPLHYKDMIIPNLSSDPGKYKITESGVLNLEDIWNDPLEKPNHRSLIPLEKAQGPFLFIVGMDDHNWKSEFYAQIASERLQAHGKDRPQIIYYPGTGHCIDPPYFPLCRASVHAVLDQPVFYGGEPKAHSRAQVDAWQQIQTFFHKHLNVSNFSLMLSGSKKLKPKRNLVGDT, translated from the exons ATGGTGGTCTCATTTCCGGCTCTCCTGCGACCCTTCCGACTCTGTCGATGGGACCCGACACCCTGGGCGCGGTTGGCAGGGCCTACAAAGCTCAGGACCGGTGACCCAAACTCTTGGGCCCCTGCCAGGATGGCGGTGACAGTGACGCTGGAGCCCGCGGGCCGCTGCCGCTGGGACGAGCCGGTGCGCATCGCCGTGCGCGGCCTGGCCCCGGGACAACCGGTCACGCTGCGCGCGTCCCTGCGCGACGAGAAGGACGAGCTCTTCCGAGCCCACGCGCGCTACTGCGCCGACGCCCACGGCCAGCTGGACCTCGAGCGCGCGCCCGCGCTGGGCGGCAGCTTCACGGGCCTCGAGCCCATGGGGCTCCTCTGGGCTTTAGAGCCCGAGAAGCCCTTGCTGCGGCTGGTGAAGCGGGACGTACAGACGCCCTTCGCCGTGGAGCTGGAGGTGCTCGATGGCCACGACCCGGAGGCCGGAGGGCTCCTGGGCCGGGCGGTGAACGAGCGCGACTTCCTGGCGCCGGGGGTGCGGCGCGAGCCCGTGCGCGTGGGCCGGGTGCGCGCCACGCTCTTCCTGCCGCCAG GCACAGGACCATTCCCTGGAATCCTCGATCTTTTTGGAAGTGGTGGTGGCCTTTGTGAATACAGGGCCAGCCTCCTGGCTGGACATGGTTTTGCTGTGCTCGCTCTGGCTTATTTCAGATTTGAAGACCTCCCTAAATATTTGAATAACGTGTGCCTGGAGTACTTTGAAGAAGCTGTGGACTTCATGCTGCAACATCCAAAG GTGAAAGGCCCTAGTGTTGGGCTTCTTGGCTTCTCCAAAGGAGGTGACCTGTGTCTCTCAATGGCCTCTTTCTTGAAGGGCATCACAGCTACTGCAGTTATTAATGCCTGTGTGGCCAACACAATAGCTCCTCTGCATTACAAGGATATGATTATTCCTAATCTCAGCAGTGAcccaggaaaatataaaatcactgAGTCAGGCGTTTTGAATTTGGAGGATATTTGGAATGACCCACTGGAGAAACCCAACCACCGAAGTCTTATTCCATTGGAAAAGGCCCAGGGACCCTTCCTGTTTATCGTTGGCATGGATGATCATAACTGGAAGAGTGAATTCTATGCCCAGATAGCCTCTGAACGGTTACAAGCCCATGGGAAAGACAGACCCCAGATAATCTACTACCCAGGAACTGGCCATTGTATTGATCCgccttattttcctctttgtagAGCCTCTGTGCATGCAGTTTTGGACCAACCAGTATTCTATGGAGGTGAGCCAAAGGCTCACTCAAGGGCACAGGTAGATGCCTGGCAGCAAATCCAAACTTTCTTCCATAAACACCTCAATG TCAGTAATTTTTCCTTGATGCTTAGTGGCTCAAAGAAGTTGAAGCCTAAAAGAAACTTAGTTGGAGacacttaa
- the LOC132514576 gene encoding acyl-coenzyme A thioesterase 2, mitochondrial-like isoform X3 encodes MVVSFPALLRPFRLCRWDPTPWARLAGPTKLRTGDPNSWAPARMAVTVTLEPAGRCRWDEPVRIAVRGLAPGQPVTLRASLRDEKDELFRAHARYCADAHGQLDLERAPALGGSFTGLEPMGLLWALEPEKPLLRLVKRDVQTPFAVELEVLDGHDPEAGGLLGRAVNERDFLAPGVRREPVRVGRVRATLFLPPGTGPFPGILDLFGSGGGLCEYRASLLAGHGFAVLALAYFRFEDLPKYLNNVCLEYFEEAVDFMLQHPKSLCACSFGPTSILWR; translated from the exons ATGGTGGTCTCATTTCCGGCTCTCCTGCGACCCTTCCGACTCTGTCGATGGGACCCGACACCCTGGGCGCGGTTGGCAGGGCCTACAAAGCTCAGGACCGGTGACCCAAACTCTTGGGCCCCTGCCAGGATGGCGGTGACAGTGACGCTGGAGCCCGCGGGCCGCTGCCGCTGGGACGAGCCGGTGCGCATCGCCGTGCGCGGCCTGGCCCCGGGACAACCGGTCACGCTGCGCGCGTCCCTGCGCGACGAGAAGGACGAGCTCTTCCGAGCCCACGCGCGCTACTGCGCCGACGCCCACGGCCAGCTGGACCTCGAGCGCGCGCCCGCGCTGGGCGGCAGCTTCACGGGCCTCGAGCCCATGGGGCTCCTCTGGGCTTTAGAGCCCGAGAAGCCCTTGCTGCGGCTGGTGAAGCGGGACGTACAGACGCCCTTCGCCGTGGAGCTGGAGGTGCTCGATGGCCACGACCCGGAGGCCGGAGGGCTCCTGGGCCGGGCGGTGAACGAGCGCGACTTCCTGGCGCCGGGGGTGCGGCGCGAGCCCGTGCGCGTGGGCCGGGTGCGCGCCACGCTCTTCCTGCCGCCAG GCACAGGACCATTCCCTGGAATCCTCGATCTTTTTGGAAGTGGTGGTGGCCTTTGTGAATACAGGGCCAGCCTCCTGGCTGGACATGGTTTTGCTGTGCTCGCTCTGGCTTATTTCAGATTTGAAGACCTCCCTAAATATTTGAATAACGTGTGCCTGGAGTACTTTGAAGAAGCTGTGGACTTCATGCTGCAACATCCAAAG AGCCTCTGTGCATGCAGTTTTGGACCAACCAGTATTCTATGGAGGTGA
- the LOC132514576 gene encoding acyl-coenzyme A thioesterase 6-like isoform X1, whose protein sequence is MVVSFPALLRPFRLCRWDPTPWARLAGPTKLRTGDPNSWAPARMAVTVTLEPAGRCRWDEPVRIAVRGLAPGQPVTLRASLRDEKDELFRAHARYCADAHGQLDLERAPALGGSFTGLEPMGLLWALEPEKPLLRLVKRDVQTPFAVELEVLDGHDPEAGGLLGRAVNERDFLAPGVRREPVRVGRVRATLFLPPGTGPFPGILDLFGSGGGLCEYRASLLAGHGFAVLALAYFRFEDLPKYLNNVCLEYFEEAVDFMLQHPKVKGPSVGLLGFSKGGDLCLSMASFLKGITATAVINACVANTIAPLHYKDMIIPNLSSDPGKYKITESGVLNLEDIWNDPLEKPNHRSLIPLEKAQGPFLFIVGMDDHNWKSEFYAQIASERLQAHGKDRPQIIYYPGTGHCIDPPYFPLCRASVHAVLDQPVFYGGEPKAHSRAQVDAWQQIQTFFHKHLNGKKSVKPSKL, encoded by the exons ATGGTGGTCTCATTTCCGGCTCTCCTGCGACCCTTCCGACTCTGTCGATGGGACCCGACACCCTGGGCGCGGTTGGCAGGGCCTACAAAGCTCAGGACCGGTGACCCAAACTCTTGGGCCCCTGCCAGGATGGCGGTGACAGTGACGCTGGAGCCCGCGGGCCGCTGCCGCTGGGACGAGCCGGTGCGCATCGCCGTGCGCGGCCTGGCCCCGGGACAACCGGTCACGCTGCGCGCGTCCCTGCGCGACGAGAAGGACGAGCTCTTCCGAGCCCACGCGCGCTACTGCGCCGACGCCCACGGCCAGCTGGACCTCGAGCGCGCGCCCGCGCTGGGCGGCAGCTTCACGGGCCTCGAGCCCATGGGGCTCCTCTGGGCTTTAGAGCCCGAGAAGCCCTTGCTGCGGCTGGTGAAGCGGGACGTACAGACGCCCTTCGCCGTGGAGCTGGAGGTGCTCGATGGCCACGACCCGGAGGCCGGAGGGCTCCTGGGCCGGGCGGTGAACGAGCGCGACTTCCTGGCGCCGGGGGTGCGGCGCGAGCCCGTGCGCGTGGGCCGGGTGCGCGCCACGCTCTTCCTGCCGCCAG GCACAGGACCATTCCCTGGAATCCTCGATCTTTTTGGAAGTGGTGGTGGCCTTTGTGAATACAGGGCCAGCCTCCTGGCTGGACATGGTTTTGCTGTGCTCGCTCTGGCTTATTTCAGATTTGAAGACCTCCCTAAATATTTGAATAACGTGTGCCTGGAGTACTTTGAAGAAGCTGTGGACTTCATGCTGCAACATCCAAAG GTGAAAGGCCCTAGTGTTGGGCTTCTTGGCTTCTCCAAAGGAGGTGACCTGTGTCTCTCAATGGCCTCTTTCTTGAAGGGCATCACAGCTACTGCAGTTATTAATGCCTGTGTGGCCAACACAATAGCTCCTCTGCATTACAAGGATATGATTATTCCTAATCTCAGCAGTGAcccaggaaaatataaaatcactgAGTCAGGCGTTTTGAATTTGGAGGATATTTGGAATGACCCACTGGAGAAACCCAACCACCGAAGTCTTATTCCATTGGAAAAGGCCCAGGGACCCTTCCTGTTTATCGTTGGCATGGATGATCATAACTGGAAGAGTGAATTCTATGCCCAGATAGCCTCTGAACGGTTACAAGCCCATGGGAAAGACAGACCCCAGATAATCTACTACCCAGGAACTGGCCATTGTATTGATCCgccttattttcctctttgtagAGCCTCTGTGCATGCAGTTTTGGACCAACCAGTATTCTATGGAGGTGAGCCAAAGGCTCACTCAAGGGCACAGGTAGATGCCTGGCAGCAAATCCAAACTTTCTTCCATAAACACCTCAATGGTAAAAAATCTGTCAAGCCCAGCAAATTGTAA
- the LOC132514576 gene encoding acyl-coenzyme A thioesterase 6-like isoform X2, which yields MLHTVASKFRHGPHCTYRLIEDTGSYTWICKCGTGPFPGILDLFGSGGGLCEYRASLLAGHGFAVLALAYFRFEDLPKYLNNVCLEYFEEAVDFMLQHPKVKGPSVGLLGFSKGGDLCLSMASFLKGITATAVINACVANTIAPLHYKDMIIPNLSSDPGKYKITESGVLNLEDIWNDPLEKPNHRSLIPLEKAQGPFLFIVGMDDHNWKSEFYAQIASERLQAHGKDRPQIIYYPGTGHCIDPPYFPLCRASVHAVLDQPVFYGGEPKAHSRAQVDAWQQIQTFFHKHLNGKKSVKPSKL from the exons ATGCTACATACAGTAGCTAGCAAATTCAGACATGGGCCTCACTGTACCTACCGCCTAATAGAGGATACCGGCAGCTATACTTGGATCTGTAAGTGTG GCACAGGACCATTCCCTGGAATCCTCGATCTTTTTGGAAGTGGTGGTGGCCTTTGTGAATACAGGGCCAGCCTCCTGGCTGGACATGGTTTTGCTGTGCTCGCTCTGGCTTATTTCAGATTTGAAGACCTCCCTAAATATTTGAATAACGTGTGCCTGGAGTACTTTGAAGAAGCTGTGGACTTCATGCTGCAACATCCAAAG GTGAAAGGCCCTAGTGTTGGGCTTCTTGGCTTCTCCAAAGGAGGTGACCTGTGTCTCTCAATGGCCTCTTTCTTGAAGGGCATCACAGCTACTGCAGTTATTAATGCCTGTGTGGCCAACACAATAGCTCCTCTGCATTACAAGGATATGATTATTCCTAATCTCAGCAGTGAcccaggaaaatataaaatcactgAGTCAGGCGTTTTGAATTTGGAGGATATTTGGAATGACCCACTGGAGAAACCCAACCACCGAAGTCTTATTCCATTGGAAAAGGCCCAGGGACCCTTCCTGTTTATCGTTGGCATGGATGATCATAACTGGAAGAGTGAATTCTATGCCCAGATAGCCTCTGAACGGTTACAAGCCCATGGGAAAGACAGACCCCAGATAATCTACTACCCAGGAACTGGCCATTGTATTGATCCgccttattttcctctttgtagAGCCTCTGTGCATGCAGTTTTGGACCAACCAGTATTCTATGGAGGTGAGCCAAAGGCTCACTCAAGGGCACAGGTAGATGCCTGGCAGCAAATCCAAACTTTCTTCCATAAACACCTCAATGGTAAAAAATCTGTCAAGCCCAGCAAATTGTAA
- the LOC132514576 gene encoding acyl-coenzyme A thioesterase 6-like isoform X4: MLQHPKVKGPSVGLLGFSKGGDLCLSMASFLKGITATAVINACVANTIAPLHYKDMIIPNLSSDPGKYKITESGVLNLEDIWNDPLEKPNHRSLIPLEKAQGPFLFIVGMDDHNWKSEFYAQIASERLQAHGKDRPQIIYYPGTGHCIDPPYFPLCRASVHAVLDQPVFYGGEPKAHSRAQVDAWQQIQTFFHKHLNGKKSVKPSKL, from the exons ATGCTGCAACATCCAAAG GTGAAAGGCCCTAGTGTTGGGCTTCTTGGCTTCTCCAAAGGAGGTGACCTGTGTCTCTCAATGGCCTCTTTCTTGAAGGGCATCACAGCTACTGCAGTTATTAATGCCTGTGTGGCCAACACAATAGCTCCTCTGCATTACAAGGATATGATTATTCCTAATCTCAGCAGTGAcccaggaaaatataaaatcactgAGTCAGGCGTTTTGAATTTGGAGGATATTTGGAATGACCCACTGGAGAAACCCAACCACCGAAGTCTTATTCCATTGGAAAAGGCCCAGGGACCCTTCCTGTTTATCGTTGGCATGGATGATCATAACTGGAAGAGTGAATTCTATGCCCAGATAGCCTCTGAACGGTTACAAGCCCATGGGAAAGACAGACCCCAGATAATCTACTACCCAGGAACTGGCCATTGTATTGATCCgccttattttcctctttgtagAGCCTCTGTGCATGCAGTTTTGGACCAACCAGTATTCTATGGAGGTGAGCCAAAGGCTCACTCAAGGGCACAGGTAGATGCCTGGCAGCAAATCCAAACTTTCTTCCATAAACACCTCAATGGTAAAAAATCTGTCAAGCCCAGCAAATTGTAA